DNA sequence from the Cyanobacteria bacterium FACHB-DQ100 genome:
ATCGCGAGCTAAGTCAGGTGCGTATCGGTAATAGGTTTCAGTCGCAAAGAATTGATCGCGTGGATAAAGAATCCAAAGAATGTGACTCCACCAGAAGCCCCGTCGAGCAGAATAAGGATCTTTCTCGACATCTTCAGTAAAGGCGTGATGTAATCGATGTCCAGATACCCAGAAGATTGGACCTCCCTGCATTGCAAGTGCGCCCAGAAAGCCAAAGGTATACTCTAGTGCCTTCGGAACTTGGAAACTGCGGTGAGTCAATAAGCGATGATAACCCAAACAGATCCCAAGGCTGCCAAATAGCCAATGAAGTGTAAGCATAACTCCGAATGCTGACCAAGAGAAAAACCAAGGCGCAAGGAGCGCGAGCAGATGAACTGTGCTGAAAAAGACGACATTCGTCCAGTTCAGTACGAGCGGTTGCTGTTCTGTTAAAGCAGAACTAGAAGATTGCACAGTCACAAATTTCCTTAGACGTATTAAAGTATTGGTGTAACAAAGCCTGAATTATGCTGCGTACAACTCTGTTTTAGAGAAAGTTGCAGAATGCCATCTACAGCTTTTGAATGTTTTATCAGAATTTGTATAAGTTATACGTAAGTTATACGTAAGTTATACGTTGATTTAGATTGAACAGCAGTTTGCCAAAATTAGCTTGATTAACGAATTCCTAAACTGATGGTTAAGACTCAAATTCTAAGTCAGTTGCCCGCTCACTTTAGCGATCAAGTTCTTTGCTATTATGTCAACGCTGCCGCTAACTCAAGCTTGCCCGAATCGTCAACATTTCAAACTGGTACCTTAAGCAAGTTATTTTGACTGGCGACAAGCCTTTGTTTGAAGTATGTCCGGGAGCTGAACTCGAAATCTATATTTTCTGACGACTCACGCACAACTCGCATTAAGCCTTAATTTTGTTTTACCGCCTCGCTAGTAATGGCTCTTCGTCAGGGATTACAGGTTCATAGTCTTGACAGTTAATTGCTTCTTCTGTCAAAGCTTTGCATGGATAGAGTGTACATTTCAAATTGTACTCCCCTGTAAAGAAAGTACAGTCACTACAGGGAACTTGATGTAATCGTTGAAGATTTGCCCAACCTTGCAGCAAAGCTTGCCACATCGAGATTAAGAAGCCGATAAGAACGAGCCAAATACAAATTGTGAAAATTGCTCTTCCAAGATGTGAAATGTCTTGAAGTAAAGCCGCTATCAGCATGGTAGAACCTTAAGGAGTTTTAATCAGATGTGTGAGAACCCATAGAGAAAAGCGTGATATCTGAACTTGCTACTAATTTAGTATTTTTAGTATTGTTGTCGCCATGAGAAAGAGGTCTGTTGCTTACTTGATCAAGTGCAGAAGACTTCGCAGAACGCTCACGCCTGCCAAATCCCACAATAGATAGGCTGCAAATCCGATCATTGCTAAACGTCCGTTCCATAATTCTGCTTGGGGATTAAAGCCGAACAGAAAAGCATTGCGATCGATACCATTGTATTCTGTAGCGACGGGAGGTAATTTGGTGGCTTTGTTAGTTTGCATGATTTACATTTCTTAATGAACTCCTTTCATGGTATTGACAGAGTTCACGTTTGCTATTGACCTTTAGAGG
Encoded proteins:
- a CDS encoding fatty acid desaturase, with translation MTVQSSSSALTEQQPLVLNWTNVVFFSTVHLLALLAPWFFSWSAFGVMLTLHWLFGSLGICLGYHRLLTHRSFQVPKALEYTFGFLGALAMQGGPIFWVSGHRLHHAFTEDVEKDPYSARRGFWWSHILWILYPRDQFFATETYYRYAPDLARDPFYLWLDRYFLLLQLPIGLLLYAIGGWSFVVYGVFVRIVLLWHTTWLINSATHLFGNRTFDTEDGSRNLWWVALLAFGEGWHNNHHAHPNVAKAGWKWWQIDVTWWAIQTLKTLGIARKVVMPPV
- a CDS encoding DUF1830 domain-containing protein, giving the protein MVNISNWYLKQVILTGDKPLFEVCPGAELEIYIF
- a CDS encoding high light inducible protein; the encoded protein is MQTNKATKLPPVATEYNGIDRNAFLFGFNPQAELWNGRLAMIGFAAYLLWDLAGVSVLRSLLHLIK